The following proteins come from a genomic window of Orenia metallireducens:
- a CDS encoding RrF2 family transcriptional regulator: MRLSQAADYALRAVLYLARQGEGTIVDAQTICEEESVPKRFLLKIFRELAQTKIIESYRGKNGGYALGIDPAKITLRDVIEAVDGPIVVNRCLIDPAECNKINGNSCRTCTIHEALFDVQQTIVNKLEEYTFADLLNS, encoded by the coding sequence ATGAGATTAAGTCAGGCAGCAGATTATGCTTTACGTGCTGTATTATATTTGGCAAGGCAAGGAGAAGGAACTATAGTAGATGCACAGACTATCTGTGAAGAGGAGAGTGTTCCCAAGAGATTTCTCTTAAAAATCTTTAGGGAGTTGGCTCAAACTAAGATTATTGAATCTTATCGAGGTAAGAATGGTGGCTATGCTTTAGGAATAGACCCAGCAAAGATAACCTTAAGGGATGTAATAGAAGCAGTAGATGGACCAATTGTGGTAAATCGTTGTTTAATTGATCCTGCTGAGTGTAATAAGATAAATGGTAATTCATGTAGAACATGTACAATTCATGAAGCTTTATTTGATGTACAGCAGACAATTGTTAATAAGTTAGAAGAATATACCTTTGCAGACTTATTAAATAGCTAA
- a CDS encoding YbjQ family protein → MIKIIIVSTDYVAGKEVENTIGLVKGSTIKARHIGSDIGAGLRNLVGGEVKGYTKMIDEARDEALERMRREAENLGADAILNARFTTSQVMAGASEILAYGTAVKLK, encoded by the coding sequence ATGATTAAAATTATTATTGTCAGTACTGATTATGTTGCTGGAAAAGAGGTAGAGAACACTATAGGATTAGTCAAAGGAAGTACCATTAAAGCTAGGCATATTGGAAGTGACATTGGAGCAGGGCTAAGAAACTTGGTAGGAGGAGAAGTCAAAGGGTATACCAAGATGATTGATGAAGCAAGGGATGAAGCCCTTGAAAGAATGAGAAGAGAAGCTGAAAATTTAGGAGCTGATGCTATCCTAAATGCCAGGTTTACTACTTCTCAAGTTATGGCAGGGGCATCGGAGATCTTAGCTTATGGGACTGCTGTTAAGTTGAAATAA
- a CDS encoding NAD(P)/FAD-dependent oxidoreductase: protein MRYVIVGASAAGISAAKKLRELDDDSEITIISKDDKVYSRCMLHYLIGGQRDVEELNFIPKDFFIENKINWIKGKTVSSVVPNQKSLILEDGKSIFYDKLLLATGASSFFPPIENLSETEGIYGLRNLDDALEIKDSAKEIEQAIVIGAGLVGIDAAIGLAELGVKVSVIEMADRILPLQLDDKLAAKYQAKFEESGIEIITNARANKVLADNENYVRGLELTDGQIIDGKLIVVATGVRPNIGLIKGTEIEVDQGIIVDEYQQSSLEDIYAAGDVAQSKELFTNELALTPIWPLAIKQGEVAACNMVGITTRLSDNFAYQNSMRFLGLSTITYGLIEAEDDGYQTLIREDKDNYQKLILQNNKLKGAIFQGEINGSGVYGRLIKDKIDLSDKLDDIFNLTYADFFKENKDGVFSY from the coding sequence ATGAGATATGTAATTGTTGGTGCTAGTGCAGCAGGAATTAGTGCTGCTAAGAAGCTACGAGAATTAGATGATGATAGTGAGATAACTATTATCTCTAAAGATGATAAGGTCTACTCCCGTTGTATGCTCCATTATCTAATTGGTGGGCAGAGGGATGTAGAGGAATTAAACTTTATCCCTAAAGACTTTTTTATAGAGAATAAGATTAACTGGATTAAAGGGAAGACTGTTAGCTCTGTTGTACCTAATCAAAAGTCACTTATATTAGAGGATGGAAAGAGTATCTTCTATGATAAGTTATTGCTAGCTACAGGAGCAAGCTCTTTCTTCCCACCTATTGAAAATTTGTCTGAGACTGAAGGTATCTATGGATTGAGAAATTTAGATGATGCTCTAGAGATTAAAGATTCAGCTAAAGAGATTGAGCAAGCTATAGTTATTGGAGCAGGGTTAGTAGGAATAGATGCAGCGATAGGGCTAGCTGAGCTAGGAGTTAAAGTATCTGTTATTGAGATGGCAGATAGAATCTTACCACTGCAGCTAGATGATAAATTAGCAGCTAAATATCAGGCTAAGTTTGAAGAGAGTGGTATTGAGATAATTACCAATGCTAGAGCCAATAAGGTCTTAGCTGATAATGAGAATTATGTTAGAGGTTTAGAATTAACTGATGGTCAGATAATAGATGGAAAGTTAATTGTAGTAGCTACAGGTGTTAGACCAAATATAGGTTTGATTAAAGGTACAGAGATTGAAGTTGATCAGGGCATAATAGTTGATGAATATCAACAGAGTAGTTTAGAAGATATTTATGCAGCAGGGGATGTGGCTCAGTCAAAGGAGTTATTTACTAACGAATTAGCTCTAACACCTATCTGGCCTTTAGCTATTAAACAAGGAGAGGTAGCTGCCTGTAATATGGTAGGAATCACCACTAGGCTAAGTGATAATTTTGCCTATCAAAATTCAATGCGTTTTTTAGGATTATCAACTATCACTTATGGTTTAATAGAAGCAGAGGATGATGGCTATCAGACTTTAATTAGAGAGGATAAGGATAACTATCAAAAGTTAATCCTACAGAATAATAAATTAAAGGGAGCAATCTTCCAAGGAGAGATAAATGGCTCAGGGGTTTATGGGAGATTGATTAAAGATAAAATAGACTTAAGTGATAAGCTAGATGATATCTTCAATTTGACATATGCTGATTTCTTTAAAGAGAATAAGGATGGAGTTTTTAGTTATTAA
- a CDS encoding YbgA family protein, with the protein MMQFVKPIVVVSKCLEFDKCRYNGVMISDEFVKKLKDYVEFIPVCPEVEVGLGVPRETIRLVKEDDEIRLVQPATKRDITDKMKQFSAEFLDSLEQVDGFILKDRSPSCGTKDSKVYSSIDKSSMVIEKSNGLFAQKVEEIFPYAVVENEGRLKNFRIREDFLTKLFLLARFRKVKESKSMSNLVQFQAENKLLFFAYKEVEMREIGKIVANHQNSPWDEVIKEYEEHLHKLLKGMTTYKANINALMHAFGYFSKELSSEEKRFFLDTLDKYRDNKVPLSVPNNILEAWIIKYDKKYLKEQSFFHPYPEELIEIKDSGKGRDY; encoded by the coding sequence ATAATGCAATTTGTGAAACCAATTGTAGTCGTTAGTAAATGTCTAGAGTTTGATAAATGCCGCTATAATGGTGTGATGATAAGTGATGAGTTTGTCAAGAAGCTCAAGGATTATGTAGAGTTTATTCCAGTCTGCCCTGAAGTAGAGGTAGGATTAGGTGTTCCCAGAGAGACGATTAGGCTTGTAAAAGAGGATGATGAGATTAGATTAGTCCAACCAGCTACTAAAAGGGATATAACCGATAAGATGAAGCAATTTAGTGCAGAGTTTTTGGATTCATTAGAGCAGGTAGATGGATTTATCTTAAAAGACCGTTCTCCCTCCTGTGGGACTAAGGATTCCAAGGTCTATTCTAGTATCGATAAAAGCTCGATGGTAATAGAGAAGTCTAATGGGTTATTTGCTCAAAAAGTTGAAGAAATATTTCCATATGCAGTTGTGGAGAATGAGGGTAGGTTGAAGAACTTTAGAATTAGAGAGGATTTTCTTACCAAGTTATTCTTATTGGCACGCTTTCGTAAGGTTAAAGAGTCTAAGTCTATGAGTAATTTGGTTCAGTTTCAGGCAGAGAACAAGTTATTATTCTTTGCTTATAAGGAAGTGGAAATGAGAGAGATAGGGAAGATTGTGGCTAACCATCAAAATTCTCCTTGGGATGAAGTGATTAAGGAATATGAAGAACATTTACATAAACTATTAAAAGGCATGACTACCTATAAAGCCAATATTAATGCTTTAATGCATGCCTTTGGTTATTTTTCTAAAGAATTGTCTAGTGAAGAGAAGAGGTTCTTTCTAGATACCTTGGATAAATACCGTGATAATAAAGTTCCTTTGAGTGTACCTAATAATATTCTAGAAGCCTGGATTATTAAGTATGATAAGAAATATTTAAAGGAGCAGAGTTTCTTCCATCCTTATCCTGAAGAGTTGATAGAGATTAAAGACTCAGGGAAGGGAAGAGACTATTAA
- a CDS encoding deoxyribodipyrimidine photo-lyase has product MIQQSRIKALNNNPIKNGEYILYWMQASQRTEYNHALEFAIDKANELQQPLVVLFGLTDDFPEANLRHYYFMLEGLEEVAESLAQRGIKFIIRKESPELGVQKLAKNSSMVIVDKGYLRIERRWRQIVAESISVPLIEVESNVVVPIEEVSDKEEYAAYTIRKKIHRQLDKYLVPLEARSIDISSLDFDLETLDISQIDRIIESLDIDDSISRVEKFKGGTSQAIKYFEDFMENKLDKYGKLRNDPTLDYTSNLSPYLHFGQISPLYIALEVDNVCSKGKEDFLEELIVRRELSINFVYYNQAYDASLKDILADWAYQTLAEHKNDLREDVYTREEFEQGLTHDIYWNAAQMEMVLTGKMQGYMRMYWGKKILEWTESPEEAFQIALNLNNKYSLDGRDPNAFAGIAWCFGKHDRAWTEREIFGKVRYMNANGLKRKFKIDKYVDKIAKLCQAKGVDVKLA; this is encoded by the coding sequence GTGATTCAGCAGAGTAGAATTAAAGCTTTGAATAATAATCCTATCAAAAATGGAGAATATATTCTTTATTGGATGCAAGCATCACAACGGACTGAATATAATCATGCTTTAGAGTTTGCCATAGATAAAGCTAATGAACTTCAACAGCCATTGGTAGTTTTGTTTGGTTTGACTGATGATTTTCCTGAGGCCAATCTCCGCCATTATTATTTTATGTTAGAAGGATTAGAGGAGGTAGCAGAGAGTTTGGCTCAACGGGGGATTAAGTTCATTATTAGAAAGGAGAGCCCAGAGCTAGGAGTACAGAAGCTAGCTAAAAATTCATCGATGGTAATTGTTGATAAAGGATATCTGAGAATAGAGAGAAGATGGCGACAGATAGTAGCAGAGAGTATTAGTGTACCTTTAATAGAAGTAGAGAGTAATGTAGTTGTACCTATAGAAGAGGTCTCTGATAAAGAAGAGTATGCTGCTTATACTATCAGAAAGAAGATACATCGTCAGTTAGATAAGTACTTAGTTCCTTTAGAAGCAAGAAGTATAGATATCTCTTCTTTAGATTTTGACTTAGAGACTTTGGATATCAGTCAGATAGATAGGATTATTGAAAGTTTAGATATTGATGATAGTATTAGCAGGGTAGAGAAGTTCAAGGGAGGTACCTCTCAAGCAATCAAGTATTTTGAAGATTTTATGGAGAATAAGTTGGACAAGTATGGGAAACTACGAAATGACCCTACTTTAGATTATACCTCTAACTTGAGCCCTTATCTCCATTTTGGACAGATTTCTCCACTCTATATAGCCCTTGAAGTAGATAATGTTTGTAGCAAAGGAAAAGAGGACTTCTTAGAGGAATTGATAGTGAGAAGAGAGTTGAGTATCAACTTTGTCTATTATAATCAAGCTTATGATGCTTCCTTGAAGGATATCTTAGCTGATTGGGCTTATCAGACTTTAGCAGAGCATAAGAATGATTTGCGAGAAGATGTTTATACTAGAGAAGAGTTTGAACAAGGATTGACCCATGATATCTATTGGAATGCAGCTCAGATGGAGATGGTCTTGACAGGTAAGATGCAAGGGTATATGAGGATGTATTGGGGTAAGAAAATCTTAGAATGGACTGAAAGTCCAGAAGAAGCCTTTCAGATAGCCCTTAATCTTAATAATAAGTATAGTCTTGATGGTAGAGACCCCAATGCTTTTGCAGGGATAGCTTGGTGCTTTGGAAAGCATGATAGGGCTTGGACTGAGCGGGAGATATTTGGTAAGGTCAGATATATGAATGCTAATGGCTTAAAGCGGAAGTTTAAAATTGATAAATATGTAGATAAAATCGCTAAATTGTGCCAAGCTAAAGGTGTAGATGTAAAATTAGCATAA
- the cooS gene encoding anaerobic carbon-monoxide dehydrogenase catalytic subunit, translated as MVKERCTSADCRLCEFLDSKPELETSFNREPKQSVKCGFGKKGVCCRLCSNGPCRITPKSPRGVCGADADTIVARNFLRNVAAGAACYLHVVENTANNLREAGLGNYATELKGLEMLDELAELFDVEAEDVNEKAVQVAEKVLADLYKPRYKKMELVEKLAYSPRLKKWKELDIIPGGAKSEVFDALVKTSTNLSSDPVDMLMHVLNLGISTGLYGLHMTNLLNDVMLGEPEITQDKVGFKVVDEDYINIVVTGHQHTMIAHLQDALITEEATKMAQDVGAKGFKIVGSTCVGQDLQLRGAHYKDVFAGHAGNNYTSEALLATGGIDLVISEFNCTIPGLELVAEKYQVKMIAIDDVAKKTTAEMLKFDPAKAPEITDKLIKAAVESYQNRRSKIEIDIPKDHGYDDVVTGVSEKSLRKFLGGNYKALIDLIASGKIKGVAAVVGCSNLTAKGHDVFSVGLTKELIKRDILVLSAGCTTGGLENCGLVSPSAAKLAGDNLREVCEELGIPPVLNFGPCLSIGRVEEVAVELAKALDVDLPQLPAVLSAPQWLEEQALADGAFGLALGLPLHLALPPFVTGSEIIVDTLTKNLPEITGGQLIIDTEIESAADKLEEIILDRRSGLGL; from the coding sequence ATGGTTAAAGAAAGATGTACTTCTGCTGATTGTAGGTTATGTGAGTTTTTAGATAGTAAGCCAGAATTGGAGACTTCATTTAATCGTGAACCTAAGCAGTCTGTGAAATGTGGTTTTGGAAAGAAGGGGGTCTGCTGTCGTCTCTGTTCAAATGGACCCTGCCGAATTACTCCTAAATCACCAAGAGGAGTTTGTGGTGCCGATGCTGATACGATTGTAGCCCGTAATTTCTTAAGAAATGTAGCTGCAGGAGCAGCTTGTTATCTCCATGTAGTTGAGAATACAGCTAATAATTTAAGAGAAGCTGGTCTAGGTAATTATGCTACAGAGTTAAAAGGGTTAGAAATGTTAGATGAATTGGCTGAACTCTTTGATGTTGAGGCTGAAGATGTAAATGAGAAAGCAGTTCAAGTAGCTGAGAAGGTATTGGCTGATTTATATAAGCCACGTTATAAAAAGATGGAATTAGTAGAGAAGCTAGCTTATTCTCCAAGGCTTAAGAAATGGAAGGAGCTAGACATCATACCAGGGGGAGCTAAATCAGAAGTTTTTGATGCCCTTGTGAAGACAAGTACTAACTTATCAAGTGATCCAGTTGATATGTTAATGCATGTACTTAACTTAGGAATCTCTACAGGATTATATGGATTACATATGACTAATTTGCTCAATGATGTGATGTTAGGAGAGCCAGAAATCACCCAAGATAAGGTTGGCTTTAAGGTTGTAGATGAAGATTATATCAATATCGTTGTAACAGGGCATCAGCATACAATGATTGCTCATTTGCAGGATGCTTTAATTACAGAAGAAGCTACTAAGATGGCTCAAGATGTTGGGGCAAAAGGATTTAAAATAGTCGGTTCAACCTGTGTAGGTCAAGACTTACAGTTGCGTGGAGCCCATTATAAGGATGTCTTTGCTGGTCATGCTGGTAATAACTATACAAGTGAAGCTTTATTGGCTACTGGTGGAATTGATTTGGTAATATCTGAGTTCAATTGTACAATTCCAGGCTTAGAGCTGGTAGCAGAAAAGTATCAAGTTAAGATGATTGCTATTGATGATGTAGCTAAGAAGACAACTGCTGAGATGCTTAAATTTGATCCAGCTAAAGCACCAGAGATTACTGATAAGCTGATTAAAGCAGCAGTGGAGAGTTATCAGAATCGCCGTAGTAAAATTGAGATTGATATTCCAAAGGACCATGGCTATGATGATGTAGTAACAGGGGTAAGTGAAAAATCCTTACGTAAGTTCTTAGGAGGTAATTATAAAGCATTAATTGATTTGATTGCTAGTGGTAAGATCAAAGGGGTAGCTGCTGTAGTAGGATGCTCTAACTTAACAGCCAAAGGGCATGATGTCTTCTCTGTAGGATTGACTAAGGAGCTAATCAAACGTGATATCTTAGTCTTATCGGCTGGTTGTACTACAGGGGGATTAGAGAACTGTGGATTGGTATCACCAAGTGCAGCTAAGTTAGCAGGAGATAATCTAAGAGAGGTCTGTGAAGAGTTAGGAATCCCTCCTGTACTTAACTTTGGACCTTGTTTATCGATTGGTCGTGTAGAAGAAGTAGCTGTTGAATTGGCTAAGGCTTTAGATGTTGACTTACCACAACTTCCAGCAGTATTGTCAGCGCCCCAATGGTTAGAAGAGCAAGCATTAGCTGATGGTGCCTTTGGATTGGCTTTAGGTTTGCCATTACATTTAGCTTTACCTCCCTTTGTCACAGGAAGTGAGATTATAGTTGATACTCTAACTAAGAATCTACCTGAAATTACTGGAGGTCAACTAATTATCGATACTGAGATTGAGAGTGCAGCTGATAAGTTAGAAGAGATTATTCTTGATCGTAGAAGTGGGCTGGGATTGTAA
- a CDS encoding GerAB/ArcD/ProY family transporter gives MKERISSQQIFYLSIIIVMPTLILSVPASLAKDAGTAGWISIILGGSVVAILHYILLKLSLDFSNYSVIKDFKIILGPILGRIILLPYIIVIVLDTPFILLETVDFINFNMSEVNTIFFYVTISILAVYLVNNGVEVLSRMSKIVTIIMISIIIIIILFIILKSNTVDWNRLQPLKFNLKSIIKASILPMLWLIMIPNLLLMFKPYLTENKQSIKKSLYANIFVQVAIAFLFIITIITLSINLTSLSKFPVYDVTKLTIRGFEVIVFVTWVMGTFLKVSLFYFVSTKIIAELFELNNSKSILIPLAILVTAVAIFSSQNILLENILGNIIVAQLFFGYGLSLILFIVVYWLFGKRKNIKDS, from the coding sequence ATGAAAGAACGGATAAGTAGCCAACAAATCTTTTATTTAAGCATAATAATAGTTATGCCCACACTTATCCTATCAGTGCCAGCCAGTTTAGCTAAAGATGCTGGAACAGCTGGATGGATATCAATTATATTAGGTGGGTCAGTAGTTGCAATTCTCCATTATATTCTTTTAAAACTTAGTTTAGATTTTTCTAATTATAGTGTTATAAAGGATTTTAAGATTATTTTGGGTCCAATTTTGGGAAGGATAATTCTTCTTCCTTATATTATTGTAATTGTACTTGATACTCCATTCATTCTTCTTGAAACTGTTGATTTTATTAATTTTAATATGTCTGAAGTAAATACGATTTTCTTTTATGTTACTATAAGTATATTAGCTGTTTATTTAGTAAATAATGGTGTTGAAGTTTTATCAAGAATGTCAAAAATTGTGACAATAATAATGATTTCTATTATTATTATTATAATCCTATTTATTATATTAAAGAGTAATACAGTAGACTGGAATAGACTTCAGCCTTTAAAGTTTAATTTAAAATCTATTATTAAAGCAAGTATTTTACCGATGCTTTGGCTTATTATGATACCTAATCTCTTATTAATGTTTAAACCCTATTTAACAGAAAATAAACAAAGTATAAAAAAGAGTTTATATGCAAATATATTTGTTCAAGTGGCAATAGCTTTTTTATTTATAATTACTATCATTACTTTAAGTATTAATTTAACCTCATTATCGAAGTTCCCTGTGTATGATGTTACTAAACTGACTATAAGAGGATTTGAAGTTATAGTTTTTGTTACTTGGGTTATGGGTACATTTTTAAAGGTATCATTATTTTATTTTGTTTCTACTAAGATTATTGCAGAATTATTTGAACTAAATAATTCTAAAAGTATTCTTATACCACTTGCTATTTTAGTTACAGCTGTCGCTATTTTCTCGTCTCAAAATATATTGTTAGAGAATATTTTAGGAAACATTATAGTAGCTCAATTATTTTTTGGGTATGGATTATCATTGATATTATTTATTGTTGTCTATTGGCTATTTGGTAAGAGAAAGAATATAAAAGATAGTTAA
- a CDS encoding methyl-accepting chemotaxis protein, producing MRLNSLAAKIITAMLISATLIFSIQIYLTTNSELTRLTNNAKEYLIAKTNQEVEKINSDFLRIDQGAKGLASLIAANKENNTDLNLEYIRSLIKDIDLVIGSGFWMEPYKYSKNQKYFGPYLYKDNDDIILTWDYSNSDYDYFNYDWYKNGFKSKDSTWTEPYYDEVSEITMMTYTTPIYSNNEVIGVTTLDISLKDMINYIKNIKVSENGQVYLINDIGNFIVSPDHSEHSINIKDKAKSKFSGFASEILSKENTQIINKQLAGEDYFIAYSSIGNTGLKLILTFPLKDLGIKEKVIFSLITSIFSLILFMIILYYLLKYLVINPITITSQFSQFVSQGDFTKDIPSKYTKRADEIGKLAISFDTMSNNLRDMIRKLMNISEQMASSSQELSASAEEGTTSIEGTNELIENITATIEQISASAERVANFAQESNLKTEIGTINIQDTLATMTDISKTVARAVTVVNTLNNTSQKIEQIIEMITNIADQTNLLALNAAIEAARAGEAGKGFAVVADEIRDLAEETNKATEEIKKLISETKDKTTLGIEVINEVANITKHGEDVVSKTGEVFAEISSASEETSIQIEETAKATHELAQNSSQITESTNEIKNMSDEIAYSAQELSNMSIELSNLIDKFKV from the coding sequence ATGAGATTAAATTCGCTGGCAGCAAAAATCATTACCGCTATGTTGATATCTGCAACTCTAATATTCTCAATTCAAATTTATTTAACTACAAATTCAGAATTGACTAGACTGACAAATAATGCTAAAGAGTACTTAATAGCCAAAACCAATCAAGAGGTTGAAAAGATTAATAGTGATTTCTTAAGAATAGATCAAGGAGCAAAAGGATTAGCCTCTCTTATAGCTGCAAATAAAGAGAATAATACTGATTTAAATCTAGAATATATAAGAAGTTTAATTAAGGATATAGATTTAGTTATTGGCTCTGGCTTTTGGATGGAACCTTATAAATATAGTAAGAATCAAAAATATTTTGGTCCCTATCTCTATAAGGATAATGATGACATCATACTAACTTGGGATTATAGTAATAGTGATTATGATTACTTTAATTATGACTGGTATAAAAATGGATTTAAGAGCAAAGACTCAACTTGGACTGAGCCTTACTATGATGAAGTTTCAGAAATAACCATGATGACATATACTACCCCTATTTATTCCAATAATGAGGTTATAGGGGTAACAACTCTAGATATAAGTTTAAAAGATATGATTAATTATATTAAAAATATTAAAGTCAGTGAAAATGGACAAGTCTATTTAATAAATGATATTGGTAACTTTATCGTTAGCCCTGACCATAGTGAGCACAGTATTAATATTAAAGATAAAGCTAAAAGTAAATTTAGTGGCTTTGCTTCTGAAATTTTATCCAAAGAGAATACCCAAATAATCAATAAACAACTAGCTGGTGAAGATTACTTTATTGCTTATTCATCTATTGGTAATACAGGTTTAAAACTTATATTAACCTTTCCTTTAAAGGATTTAGGCATTAAGGAGAAAGTTATCTTTTCATTAATAACTTCAATTTTTAGTTTAATCCTATTTATGATAATCCTATATTATTTGTTAAAATATCTTGTTATAAACCCAATAACTATTACCAGTCAGTTCAGTCAATTTGTTTCCCAAGGGGATTTTACTAAAGATATTCCTAGTAAATATACCAAAAGAGCTGATGAAATAGGTAAATTAGCAATTAGCTTTGATACAATGTCCAATAATTTAAGAGATATGATAAGAAAACTGATGAATATCTCTGAACAGATGGCTAGTTCAAGTCAAGAATTATCAGCTTCTGCTGAAGAAGGAACTACATCTATTGAAGGTACTAATGAATTAATAGAAAATATTACTGCTACCATAGAACAAATATCTGCAAGTGCAGAACGAGTAGCTAACTTTGCTCAAGAATCAAATTTAAAGACAGAAATAGGTACTATTAACATTCAGGATACCTTAGCAACTATGACTGATATTAGTAAAACTGTTGCAAGAGCAGTAACTGTTGTTAATACTTTGAATAATACCTCTCAAAAGATTGAGCAAATTATAGAAATGATTACTAATATTGCAGATCAAACTAACTTACTAGCTCTCAATGCTGCCATTGAAGCTGCTAGAGCTGGAGAAGCTGGTAAAGGTTTTGCAGTAGTTGCAGATGAGATAAGAGACTTGGCCGAGGAGACAAATAAAGCTACAGAAGAGATTAAAAAATTAATCTCTGAAACCAAAGATAAGACTACTTTAGGGATAGAGGTAATTAATGAGGTAGCGAATATAACCAAGCATGGTGAAGATGTGGTATCAAAAACTGGAGAGGTCTTTGCAGAGATTAGCTCTGCTAGTGAAGAGACATCTATTCAAATTGAAGAAACAGCTAAAGCTACCCATGAATTGGCTCAAAATAGTAGTCAAATCACTGAATCTACCAATGAGATTAAAAATATGTCAGATGAAATAGCCTATTCAGCTCAAGAATTATCTAATATGTCTATAGAGTTAAGTAATTTAATAGATAAATTTAAAGTATAA
- a CDS encoding 4Fe-4S dicluster domain-containing protein gives MERIYIDRQLCEACKGCMLACMAKHNGENIDTLDLLDTSNQSANLIEQSSQGEVAPIFCRHCDKPECVEACMSGALTKDKETGIVSLDQNKCAGCWMCVMSCSYGMINKDTNANVAFKCDLCKDREKSACIENCPTGAIELIEVGEGRA, from the coding sequence ATGGAACGTATATATATAGACCGTCAGCTATGTGAAGCATGTAAAGGGTGTATGCTAGCTTGTATGGCTAAGCATAATGGTGAGAATATCGATACACTGGATTTATTAGATACAAGTAATCAGTCAGCTAATTTAATTGAACAGAGCAGTCAAGGAGAAGTAGCTCCAATCTTCTGTCGCCATTGTGACAAGCCAGAATGTGTTGAAGCCTGTATGTCTGGTGCTTTAACTAAGGATAAAGAGACTGGGATTGTCTCTTTAGACCAGAATAAATGTGCAGGATGTTGGATGTGTGTGATGAGTTGTTCCTATGGAATGATAAATAAGGATACTAATGCTAATGTTGCTTTTAAGTGTGACTTATGTAAGGATAGAGAAAAGTCAGCCTGTATAGAGAACTGTCCCACAGGGGCTATAGAATTGATTGAAGTAGGGGAGGGGAGAGCATGA
- a CDS encoding BsuPI-related putative proteinase inhibitor, which produces MRYRVKPGDTLYEIAQRFGTTVQTLIDLNDIENPDMIEVGQIIIVPDRGVDRDFDRDIDRDVGRRVEVRTKNFDYTVVNGLLIVMFTNKDIYNPGENIRVTLVKTNITNSPIKLSYSSGQRIELVAYDSGRRIWTWSANRSFVQATKVITLEPGQSLVYKEIWNQDNNDNVGLDEGVYRIQGWNVAKELSDDRLDVFIRIEE; this is translated from the coding sequence ATGCGTTATAGAGTTAAACCAGGAGATACTCTTTATGAGATTGCCCAACGTTTTGGAACTACTGTCCAGACTTTGATAGATTTAAATGATATTGAAAATCCTGACATGATAGAGGTAGGTCAAATAATAATAGTACCTGATAGAGGCGTCGATAGGGATTTTGACAGGGATATCGATAGAGATGTAGGGAGAAGGGTAGAAGTAAGAACTAAGAATTTTGACTATACTGTCGTTAATGGTTTATTAATTGTAATGTTCACTAATAAGGATATATATAATCCAGGTGAAAATATTAGAGTTACTTTAGTAAAGACTAATATTACTAATTCACCTATTAAATTAAGCTATAGCTCAGGGCAAAGGATTGAGCTAGTGGCTTATGATAGTGGAAGGAGAATTTGGACTTGGTCAGCTAATAGAAGCTTCGTTCAGGCTACAAAGGTAATAACCTTAGAACCTGGACAGTCTTTAGTCTATAAGGAGATATGGAATCAAGATAATAACGACAATGTAGGGCTTGATGAAGGAGTATATCGTATCCAAGGCTGGAATGTAGCTAAAGAACTTAGTGATGATAGATTAGATGTTTTTATTAGAATTGAAGAGTAA